The following proteins are encoded in a genomic region of Leptospira langatensis:
- a CDS encoding protein-glutamate methylesterase/protein-glutamine glutaminase, whose product MQIPTEKRKMARKASVFVVDDSLVYRNLLRNAFAQDDEIEFLGTAIDGKFALPKIAQLRPDFVILDVEMPQMDGIQTLEEIKGKFPDTQVIMLSSLTQEGAKVTLKALDKGAIDFVSKPDGKLDGAISDTLESLVSKIKALHSQKSYHETKFESRLPVELPILHKHGKTYNICAIGISTGGPIALRELFKKIPADIDGTIVIAQHMPPLFTNYLAESLSQAANIRIKETEDGEILQKGMAYIAPGGKQLEIVNSANGPAARVFNGPEEELCKPAVNILFKSLAENFPKETVAVIMTGMGEDGYLGMKELKKNGSYLIAQNKESCTVFGMPSRPVQDGLIDEILNVERIAEKIVYLLQKVL is encoded by the coding sequence ATGCAGATCCCTACAGAAAAAAGAAAAATGGCGCGCAAAGCTTCGGTCTTCGTGGTGGATGATTCATTGGTCTACCGAAATCTCTTGCGCAATGCTTTTGCGCAAGATGATGAGATCGAATTTTTAGGAACGGCAATCGACGGAAAATTTGCGCTTCCTAAAATAGCGCAACTTAGACCCGATTTCGTGATTTTGGATGTGGAAATGCCCCAGATGGATGGAATTCAAACTTTGGAAGAGATCAAAGGAAAATTTCCGGATACACAAGTGATTATGTTGAGCTCATTAACACAGGAAGGAGCAAAAGTTACCCTAAAAGCGTTGGATAAAGGAGCTATAGATTTCGTGTCTAAGCCGGACGGCAAATTAGATGGAGCGATCTCCGATACCTTAGAGTCCTTAGTGTCCAAAATAAAGGCGCTTCACTCTCAAAAGAGCTATCATGAAACTAAATTTGAAAGCAGGTTGCCTGTTGAATTGCCAATCTTACATAAACATGGGAAGACATATAATATTTGCGCGATCGGAATATCGACCGGTGGACCGATCGCATTACGAGAACTGTTTAAAAAAATTCCGGCAGACATAGACGGAACGATAGTAATCGCGCAACATATGCCTCCTTTGTTTACGAACTATCTCGCCGAAAGTCTTTCGCAAGCGGCGAACATTCGGATCAAAGAGACAGAGGACGGAGAGATCTTACAGAAAGGGATGGCGTACATCGCACCGGGAGGAAAGCAATTAGAGATTGTAAACTCTGCGAATGGCCCAGCCGCGCGAGTGTTTAACGGCCCGGAGGAAGAGTTATGTAAACCTGCCGTGAATATTCTATTCAAATCTTTAGCGGAGAATTTTCCGAAGGAAACTGTGGCGGTGATCATGACTGGCATGGGAGAAGACGGATATTTAGGAATGAAAGAATTAAAGAAAAATGGGTCCTACCTAATTGCACAAAATAAAGAGTCCTGTACTGTTTTTGGAATGCCGAGTAGACCTGTGCAAGACGGCCTTATAGATGAGATCTTGAATGTGGAAAGGATTGCAGAAAAGATCGTATATCTATTGCAAAAAGTTTTATAG
- a CDS encoding CheR family methyltransferase produces the protein MDESTAELMETIKLVTGISLTEEKTYLLESRLSDIMSDYNLTDFKELSAKFKKGLDEEFKEKVIDRITTHETRFFRDESIFGAILERIIPEIMERKQGKIPSIRIWSAACSSGQEPYSIAIAIHERYPHLFGNIRILATDIAKETIEKAKSGIYSAFEVGRGLSEMHLSKYFNQIATGIYQVTDEIRSVIEFQQHNLISDPYPSNFDLILCRNVSYYFDLQERKNLFNKIEKALNQDSFLILGSAESITEYSRNFIIREFGLCRFYELNPSNFTLFIKGA, from the coding sequence ATGGACGAATCTACCGCCGAACTAATGGAAACGATTAAGCTGGTTACAGGTATATCCCTAACCGAGGAGAAGACATATCTTTTAGAAAGTAGATTATCCGATATAATGTCTGATTATAATTTAACCGACTTTAAAGAGTTATCCGCGAAGTTTAAAAAAGGTTTGGATGAGGAATTTAAAGAAAAAGTTATAGATCGGATCACAACCCATGAAACTCGTTTCTTTCGGGATGAAAGTATTTTTGGCGCTATTTTAGAGCGCATAATCCCTGAAATAATGGAAAGGAAACAGGGGAAAATTCCCTCAATCCGTATTTGGTCCGCCGCTTGCTCTAGCGGACAGGAGCCTTATTCGATAGCCATTGCCATTCATGAGAGATATCCGCATCTATTTGGGAATATTCGGATTCTTGCTACGGACATAGCCAAGGAGACGATAGAGAAGGCGAAGTCGGGAATCTACTCTGCATTCGAGGTGGGTAGGGGACTTTCAGAAATGCATTTGAGTAAGTATTTTAACCAGATAGCAACGGGAATTTATCAGGTGACTGATGAAATTCGTTCGGTTATCGAATTCCAGCAACATAATCTTATTTCAGATCCTTATCCGAGCAATTTCGATCTGATATTATGCAGGAACGTTTCTTACTATTTCGATCTGCAGGAGAGAAAGAATCTCTTCAACAAGATCGAAAAGGCCCTTAATCAAGATAGTTTTTTAATTCTCGGGTCGGCAGAGTCTATAACCGAATATTCAAGAAATTTTATTATTCGGGAGTTCGGCTTATGCCGTTTCTACGAATTAAATCCTTCCAACTTTACATTATTTATTAAAGGAGCATAA
- a CDS encoding response regulator, whose amino-acid sequence MANVKILAVDDSATMRSLVQQTLGIGGYEVVLASDGKDGIEKFGASPFDLVITDINMPVMDGIAFIREVRKRNTDVPILTLTTESEDNMKQKGAEAGANGWIVKPFRPAQFLDIIKQVLQ is encoded by the coding sequence ATGGCCAACGTAAAGATACTAGCAGTGGATGATTCCGCGACAATGAGAAGTCTAGTACAGCAGACTTTAGGGATCGGAGGATATGAAGTTGTGCTCGCTTCGGATGGTAAAGATGGGATCGAAAAATTCGGTGCATCCCCTTTTGACCTAGTAATCACGGATATCAATATGCCTGTGATGGATGGAATTGCATTTATCCGCGAGGTGCGAAAAAGGAATACTGACGTGCCGATCCTTACGCTCACGACAGAATCTGAAGACAATATGAAGCAAAAGGGTGCGGAAGCCGGTGCAAACGGATGGATTGTTAAACCCTTTCGACCGGCACAATTCTTGGATATCATAAAGCAAGTACTCCAATGA
- a CDS encoding sensor histidine kinase, translating to MSSILSDKPVSVLPGSIETRVLFVSPDSVAGRKIFSELSEYTLIFSNSPSEGLDECLNYSPQCIILNVDFDSTDDLLKFVAAFRRVRPQAIVILFLPSEYLEKEAKLKSIIPDIFDRSHMETILRKELRGRLSSSRSLSDSNSEIETDVSEVISELEWLVWKETSKSAKGNFPGRNIIDNLTNTLAQGLGIGPLLSRLEMVEIFLKKGVDVVRIPKDLMASILENKNRLRERNESLDRFKNLFDLKVEKKIIPSSEMGELVSKIVSELGKVAAEKGQNIQYDVKIPDVTALAHMNFLEFAFQELFANALKFSPADSTITSYFFVTEDRLVFRVINDILSVSEGITGIPEEFGFRLFEPFFKLNNIFDERFYKLEFGMGMGLNLIQSLAKQVDCKVFVAEIPMEGLAPDQKKIYSELRFLLSTESAGQVSDSV from the coding sequence ATGAGTTCGATTCTTTCCGACAAACCGGTATCTGTACTTCCAGGTTCGATAGAGACTAGAGTCCTATTCGTCTCTCCAGATTCAGTTGCAGGTAGAAAGATATTTTCGGAACTTTCGGAGTACACTCTTATTTTCTCGAACTCTCCATCAGAAGGGTTGGACGAATGTTTGAATTACTCTCCTCAATGCATCATCTTGAATGTGGACTTTGATTCCACTGATGATCTTTTAAAATTTGTCGCGGCTTTCCGGAGAGTACGTCCGCAAGCAATCGTCATTCTGTTTTTGCCGAGCGAGTATTTAGAGAAAGAAGCGAAACTAAAGTCCATTATTCCGGATATTTTCGATCGCTCTCATATGGAAACTATTCTCCGCAAGGAATTACGAGGAAGACTTAGTTCAAGCAGATCGCTTTCCGACTCTAATTCAGAAATTGAAACGGATGTCAGCGAAGTTATTTCCGAATTGGAATGGTTAGTTTGGAAAGAAACCTCTAAATCCGCTAAAGGAAATTTTCCCGGAAGGAATATTATAGATAACCTTACGAATACTCTGGCTCAAGGACTAGGTATCGGACCATTACTTTCTCGCTTGGAGATGGTGGAGATCTTTCTTAAGAAGGGAGTAGACGTTGTTCGAATACCTAAGGATCTAATGGCGTCCATTTTAGAGAATAAGAACCGTTTGAGAGAAAGGAATGAAAGTTTAGATAGATTTAAGAATCTCTTCGATCTAAAGGTCGAAAAAAAAATAATACCGTCATCCGAAATGGGTGAACTTGTTTCAAAGATAGTCTCCGAATTGGGGAAGGTCGCTGCAGAAAAGGGGCAAAATATTCAATACGATGTAAAGATTCCCGATGTTACTGCTTTGGCTCACATGAATTTCCTTGAATTCGCATTTCAAGAATTGTTCGCGAATGCTTTAAAGTTCTCACCCGCGGATAGTACGATTACTTCTTATTTTTTCGTTACCGAGGATCGTTTGGTTTTTCGTGTAATAAACGATATTTTGTCGGTGTCCGAAGGGATAACCGGTATTCCTGAAGAGTTCGGATTCAGGTTATTCGAACCTTTTTTCAAGTTGAATAATATTTTCGATGAAAGGTTCTATAAATTAGAATTCGGAATGGGAATGGGTCTAAATCTAATTCAAAGTCTCGCTAAACAAGTAGATTGTAAGGTATTCGTGGCTGAAATTCCCATGGAAGGTCTTGCTCCGGATCAAAAGAAAATCTATTCCGAACTGCGGTTCTTGCTTTCGACGGAAAGCGCTGGGCAAGTCTCGGATTCGGTGTGA
- a CDS encoding DUF1577 domain-containing protein: protein MSGNATNRTGRVFYRILIFNEEVYVSNLRTVSSNLTTDFISAPARIVRFVLEKFRSLLKNTPFQAALVDIFPQEMDPRFQAIWSSKKMFLIEDAAKETSFRLVDDLFINYEKEVSGDISSAMRMYEKTGIRSEIICPVLYSESSSDKVPVGFIRIAEKSSSLDKANGKELLSLTNSIVDEIHSLNSSQIDLKSKVVDISFSGIRLRIQDDTLNELPFQGQEFLLDLNFQKNVGIAVRASLKWWSRDSDGLLELGLEILSFIGGAEQRKRFKELIGEMLLHNRENSDQKEKDPNGEIVKERILHLDQDIETLLRVKSLLSENGFDVHSVAKVSEALDYSVKNSPSLIILDANLQNVNSEKLLRGLRRVSPGSIFIILSEVSKVHYLSWIWAHFEKSKFDEVLVESVREALDFYDKRLGQYKVAKSDQIGLKGEIEWLLWKDYHRNTEQLSFGKNVLNNITHSMSQGLGLGSMLIQIDLAEYMMKEDGADYVVPNDIMNSILESKGILKDWIDKLDRIRQLFHLDVKPERISANDIMERIAVQVKKLTKIALIKNNRIAFTNRNFFRDVSASKEVVDFVIHELLVNALKFSPKNTKIHVLVHNFSSFLCIDILNEMEVFGNHSEIAEQQFSLELFSRRSHNYDERFFSFDFGLGIGLNLANHLAEKTGAKLAVREVVDHSKEIKVKKVSAQILLPLMTEAATA from the coding sequence ATGAGCGGGAATGCTACGAATCGGACAGGAAGAGTATTTTATCGAATACTAATATTTAACGAGGAGGTATATGTGAGTAATTTGAGGACGGTTTCCTCAAATTTAACGACCGATTTTATTTCCGCGCCGGCGAGAATTGTAAGATTTGTTTTGGAAAAATTTCGCTCCTTATTAAAGAATACTCCATTTCAAGCTGCCTTAGTGGATATCTTCCCGCAAGAAATGGATCCAAGGTTCCAGGCAATTTGGTCGTCAAAGAAGATGTTCCTAATAGAGGATGCTGCGAAAGAGACGAGTTTTCGTTTGGTAGATGATTTATTTATAAATTATGAAAAAGAAGTAAGCGGAGATATATCCTCCGCTATGCGAATGTACGAAAAAACAGGGATAAGATCGGAAATTATATGTCCTGTTTTATACTCGGAATCCTCTTCAGATAAGGTGCCGGTAGGATTCATCAGAATAGCGGAAAAATCTTCTTCACTGGATAAAGCGAACGGGAAAGAACTCCTCTCTCTTACAAACAGTATCGTCGATGAAATTCATAGCTTAAATAGTTCGCAAATAGATCTCAAATCGAAAGTGGTCGATATTTCCTTTTCCGGAATTCGCCTTCGCATTCAAGATGATACGCTTAACGAACTCCCGTTTCAGGGACAGGAGTTCCTTCTCGATCTGAACTTTCAGAAAAATGTCGGCATTGCAGTAAGAGCTTCGTTGAAATGGTGGTCTAGGGATTCCGACGGATTACTGGAACTTGGATTAGAAATTTTGAGTTTTATTGGAGGGGCTGAACAAAGGAAAAGATTTAAAGAACTGATCGGGGAAATGCTTTTGCATAACCGGGAAAATTCGGATCAGAAAGAGAAGGATCCTAATGGAGAAATAGTCAAAGAGCGAATACTGCACTTGGATCAGGACATTGAAACCCTGCTTCGTGTTAAATCTCTCCTATCTGAAAACGGATTTGACGTACACAGTGTGGCAAAAGTCTCCGAAGCTTTGGATTATAGCGTAAAGAATTCTCCTAGTTTGATCATATTGGATGCAAATCTACAAAATGTTAATTCAGAAAAGCTGCTTAGAGGGTTGAGAAGAGTGTCACCGGGAAGCATTTTTATAATTCTTTCCGAAGTTTCTAAAGTTCACTATTTAAGCTGGATTTGGGCACACTTTGAAAAATCTAAGTTTGATGAAGTGCTTGTGGAAAGCGTTCGAGAGGCCTTAGACTTTTATGACAAAAGATTAGGCCAGTACAAAGTCGCGAAATCCGATCAAATCGGTCTAAAAGGCGAGATTGAATGGCTCTTATGGAAAGATTATCATCGAAATACGGAGCAACTCTCTTTCGGAAAAAATGTATTAAACAATATTACGCATAGTATGTCCCAAGGATTGGGATTAGGTTCGATGCTGATCCAGATAGATTTGGCCGAATATATGATGAAAGAGGATGGAGCCGATTACGTAGTCCCTAACGATATTATGAATTCCATCCTCGAGAGCAAAGGGATCTTAAAGGATTGGATAGATAAGTTGGATCGCATTAGGCAATTGTTTCATCTCGATGTGAAGCCTGAAAGAATTTCTGCAAACGACATTATGGAGAGAATAGCCGTTCAGGTTAAGAAATTAACAAAAATCGCATTAATAAAAAATAATCGAATCGCATTCACTAATCGGAACTTTTTCCGAGACGTTTCTGCCAGCAAAGAGGTTGTTGATTTTGTAATTCATGAATTGCTAGTAAACGCTTTGAAATTTTCTCCAAAGAATACCAAAATCCACGTACTAGTCCATAATTTTAGCAGCTTTCTTTGTATCGATATACTGAACGAGATGGAGGTATTCGGAAATCATAGCGAAATTGCGGAGCAGCAATTTTCTCTAGAATTGTTTTCACGTAGAAGTCATAATTACGATGAAAGATTTTTCTCCTTCGATTTTGGTTTGGGGATCGGGCTTAATTTGGCAAATCACTTGGCCGAAAAAACAGGAGCGAAATTGGCGGTGAGGGAAGTAGTAGACCACTCTAAAGAGATTAAGGTTAAGAAGGTCTCCGCTCAAATACTCCTTCCCCTTATGACGGAAGCCGCTACGGCTTGA
- a CDS encoding putative bifunctional diguanylate cyclase/phosphodiesterase, whose amino-acid sequence MLRYVADNSNEIIFLASNIDTIIYANENFNRLTDSLAISSPQEETVWTFYFSEEAVSSIKYSLLSEDGDGNNQIRYEFFTKEDTSIQIDFRISRLDNGYIIFIGNAVVDHYAQTANDPSSVYSDLIERTNDIIYELSSDGRIRYLNPAFRKVTGWEVDDWIGKKFYSLIHPKDQSLIFGRFKEEVRYGSSSTEQSVRIKTKNGGYLDFHFQTLLISLKDGRSKVSGIGRDVTTTVLKLRKYKFHALHDDLCQIPNRKYFKIKLEEAFYDRPSYKGPRLAVIFIDIDRFKYINDTLGHLMGNEVISSIGKRLKQTFIDNSNVFFGRLGGDEFAFLVTDFQSIESVTSLVEDMKAKLQEPILLSDGHRVNITISIGIAIKNELYENSSEILRDADIALYSVKARGGNGFDIFIPQMYVNMKSAFNLETDLRNAIHNESLTLYFQPIYSWKHKQIICFESLIRWHHQKYGMVSPAEFISIAEKSGLILDIGDLVFRLTCQQLQRMQDRGIMIPISINVSPIQFFRQDLAGLIRKYCKEYGVSSKLIRIEITEGLDFNSLPESVKIMQELQELGIQIYMDDFGTGYSSLNYLLNFPIDALKIDQSFISQYGIDLKATTIVKTILQLGKCLDIPVIAEGLESKKAYRALREIDCEFMQGYLLGKPLPGSEILKIKPNRLKI is encoded by the coding sequence ATGCTTCGCTACGTAGCGGACAATTCGAACGAAATCATTTTTCTGGCCTCGAATATCGATACGATCATATACGCGAACGAAAACTTCAACCGACTCACCGATAGCCTTGCTATAAGCTCCCCACAAGAAGAAACGGTTTGGACATTTTATTTCTCTGAGGAAGCTGTTAGCTCGATTAAATATTCCCTACTTTCCGAAGACGGGGACGGCAACAATCAAATTAGATACGAATTCTTTACGAAAGAAGATACCTCGATCCAAATAGATTTTAGAATCAGTAGATTGGATAACGGATATATTATATTTATTGGAAATGCTGTGGTGGATCATTATGCCCAGACAGCGAACGATCCTAGTTCCGTCTATTCCGATCTGATCGAAAGAACGAATGATATTATCTATGAGCTTTCATCCGATGGCAGGATTCGATATCTGAATCCTGCCTTTCGAAAAGTAACCGGTTGGGAGGTCGATGATTGGATCGGGAAGAAATTCTATTCCCTCATTCATCCGAAAGATCAGTCTCTTATATTCGGTCGATTTAAAGAAGAAGTGAGATACGGCTCCAGCTCAACCGAGCAATCCGTCAGGATCAAAACAAAAAACGGAGGTTATTTGGACTTCCATTTCCAAACTTTATTGATCTCATTGAAGGACGGTCGTTCCAAAGTATCCGGAATAGGGCGAGATGTAACGACTACCGTATTAAAATTAAGGAAATACAAGTTCCATGCGTTGCACGATGATCTTTGCCAGATCCCAAACAGAAAATATTTCAAGATCAAATTAGAAGAAGCGTTCTACGATCGCCCTTCTTATAAGGGTCCCCGCTTAGCCGTCATATTCATCGATATAGATAGGTTCAAATATATCAACGACACCCTAGGCCACCTAATGGGGAACGAAGTAATCTCGTCCATAGGCAAGAGGTTGAAACAGACGTTCATAGATAACTCGAATGTTTTCTTTGGCAGATTGGGTGGAGACGAATTCGCATTCTTGGTCACGGACTTTCAGTCTATCGAATCAGTGACATCCCTCGTAGAAGATATGAAAGCTAAGCTGCAAGAGCCAATTCTCTTATCCGACGGGCATCGAGTGAACATTACAATAAGCATCGGGATCGCAATTAAAAACGAATTGTACGAGAATTCGAGTGAAATACTAAGGGACGCCGATATCGCACTCTATAGTGTCAAGGCGAGAGGAGGAAATGGATTCGATATATTCATCCCCCAGATGTACGTAAATATGAAGTCGGCATTCAATTTGGAAACCGATCTACGAAACGCCATTCATAATGAAAGTTTAACATTATATTTCCAACCTATCTATTCCTGGAAGCATAAACAGATAATCTGTTTCGAGTCCTTAATACGTTGGCACCATCAGAAATACGGAATGGTTTCTCCTGCAGAATTCATTTCCATTGCTGAAAAATCGGGACTGATCCTCGATATAGGTGATTTGGTATTCAGGCTAACCTGCCAACAACTGCAACGAATGCAGGACCGAGGAATAATGATACCGATCAGTATCAACGTTTCGCCCATTCAATTCTTTCGACAGGACCTCGCCGGACTAATTAGAAAATACTGCAAAGAGTATGGTGTGTCTTCAAAATTGATTCGCATCGAAATAACGGAAGGTTTGGATTTCAATAGCCTTCCCGAAAGTGTAAAAATAATGCAAGAGCTGCAGGAACTCGGAATTCAAATCTATATGGATGATTTTGGGACCGGCTATAGCTCTTTGAATTATCTATTAAACTTTCCGATCGATGCTTTAAAAATCGATCAGTCCTTCATTTCGCAGTATGGAATTGATCTCAAGGCGACAACCATAGTAAAGACAATCCTGCAACTCGGAAAATGCTTGGATATTCCGGTCATTGCCGAAGGACTAGAATCGAAAAAAGCGTATAGAGCTCTAAGAGAAATCGATTGCGAGTTTATGCAGGGATATCTATTAGGAAAGCCTCTTCCTGGTTCGGAAATCCTGAAGATCAAACCAAACCGTTTGAAGATTTGA
- a CDS encoding LA_0442/LA_0875 N-terminal domain-containing protein: MKTRSILIFLFTLSSSSFLDLEAKTVYLRDGKVLDGEIINQTATYVDLELPNHEVLRIQKKAILKISFGKSDPQKPKVLVEQTEEPRKEQAPVNSVATEGNNPPNTGPKLPTRIVRDPLQRHFLEFYVGGGSGNLSSHTVGFFYKVQSIKNIIATDIPFVLASGPNRTSKDATSGGAAYKYKRFNVEAGGFSIRSTTSSQNVGVGTANPAIISGSYPEELRGATAKISYSFLAKPNYEFYPTLGYLQIWNKTKDDHSALLQVGNLAGNSTFHALENLKGMSIGLGFAYHFGSKWEIKTEIESITLKGSQSIRQDFIYSPVTPPFTLTELPSTDIIDWKAKGYNASFRVTYFWKMGLGFWIGIETYRWRYEFQKGDFVTYQVTTAPSPQQALIDSISQNYYASQIGSSTKATSVQIGLSKAINFGPEEIF; the protein is encoded by the coding sequence ATGAAAACACGCTCCATTCTAATTTTCTTATTCACCTTATCTTCCTCGTCCTTCCTGGATCTTGAAGCCAAAACAGTCTATCTGCGAGACGGTAAAGTTTTGGATGGAGAAATAATCAACCAGACGGCGACGTATGTCGACTTGGAGTTACCGAATCACGAAGTATTGCGGATCCAGAAAAAAGCGATCCTTAAAATCTCATTTGGCAAATCGGATCCTCAGAAACCTAAAGTTTTAGTCGAGCAAACAGAAGAACCCCGCAAAGAACAAGCCCCCGTTAATTCAGTCGCAACGGAAGGCAACAATCCTCCAAACACAGGTCCCAAATTACCTACAAGAATAGTTAGAGATCCTTTACAGAGACATTTTCTGGAATTCTATGTCGGAGGAGGAAGCGGTAATCTTTCCTCTCATACAGTTGGCTTCTTCTATAAAGTCCAGAGTATAAAAAATATCATAGCAACAGACATTCCTTTTGTTCTCGCGAGCGGCCCAAACAGAACATCTAAAGATGCAACCTCCGGAGGTGCGGCCTATAAGTACAAAAGATTCAATGTGGAGGCAGGAGGGTTTTCGATCCGTTCGACTACAAGCTCTCAAAACGTTGGTGTAGGAACAGCCAACCCGGCTATTATTTCAGGAAGTTATCCGGAAGAACTCAGAGGAGCTACCGCAAAAATCTCCTATTCATTCCTTGCAAAACCGAATTACGAATTCTATCCTACACTCGGATACCTGCAAATTTGGAACAAAACGAAAGACGATCATTCAGCACTTCTTCAAGTTGGGAATTTAGCAGGGAATTCCACATTCCATGCGTTGGAAAACCTAAAGGGAATGTCGATCGGACTCGGCTTCGCTTATCATTTCGGATCGAAATGGGAGATCAAAACAGAGATCGAATCCATTACCCTGAAAGGGAGTCAATCCATCCGCCAAGATTTTATCTATTCTCCAGTAACCCCTCCGTTTACGTTAACGGAACTTCCTTCGACAGATATCATCGATTGGAAGGCAAAAGGGTACAACGCATCTTTCAGAGTAACGTATTTTTGGAAAATGGGATTGGGATTTTGGATTGGGATCGAAACTTACAGATGGCGATACGAATTCCAGAAAGGTGATTTTGTAACCTATCAAGTAACGACGGCTCCGAGTCCACAGCAAGCCCTGATAGACAGTATATCTCAAAATTATTACGCAAGCCAGATCGGATCCAGTACGAAGGCAACCTCTGTTCAGATCGGATTATCTAAAGCGATCAACTTCGGGCCAGAAGAGATCTTTTGA
- a CDS encoding helix-turn-helix domain-containing protein has protein sequence MLIFIPELLNKFADFFHLAGIVICLLIGLERLSQARRQTRNLQYAAVFISVGSFQLLAKIIGFEARIGDQNTIPETVHINIYFGILIFSCLMLRVLIRRSLGYPNHPKAILINFSHSLAIMLLLNFALRDNLQIILYCDQICLLISTFTLVETIVIYFRDGLSRVYLNACAIALLASICNILDLMGVMYSDPLLLKIADSIPSLLIIYFYFLAVNFPEVIEEEFVGHRISGIYGYAGSREIIQHYSDELQTSSSEKEDLNILYGIDLIQMENKIQKFIDEKVFLHEELRLQDFSAYVGVTLHQVSYYLNKYKKISYTDFINKLRIQEAYQKILQNANKNLIDIGLECGFNSDSSFRRACIRFTGLSPKKLKKEIWKHGAPIENKAKNTTKENKTEKLESNSQ, from the coding sequence ATGTTGATCTTCATTCCAGAACTTCTGAACAAGTTTGCCGATTTCTTCCATCTAGCGGGGATCGTAATTTGTCTGTTAATAGGATTGGAAAGATTGTCCCAAGCAAGAAGACAGACGCGGAATTTACAGTACGCGGCAGTCTTCATCAGCGTTGGATCTTTCCAACTCCTTGCAAAGATTATAGGGTTCGAAGCAAGGATCGGAGACCAAAATACAATACCAGAAACAGTTCATATCAATATATATTTTGGCATTCTAATATTCTCCTGTTTAATGTTAAGGGTGCTGATCCGCAGATCGTTAGGTTATCCAAATCACCCTAAAGCGATTCTAATAAATTTTTCTCATTCATTAGCGATCATGCTACTACTGAATTTTGCTTTAAGGGATAATTTGCAAATAATCCTCTACTGCGATCAGATCTGCCTACTCATTTCCACTTTCACGTTAGTAGAAACCATTGTAATTTACTTTCGGGACGGACTCTCTCGAGTTTATTTAAACGCCTGTGCAATCGCGCTATTAGCCAGCATATGCAATATTCTTGATTTAATGGGTGTGATGTATTCGGATCCCCTTCTACTAAAAATCGCAGACTCAATACCGAGCCTTTTAATAATATATTTCTATTTTCTTGCTGTAAATTTTCCCGAAGTCATCGAAGAAGAATTTGTCGGACACCGAATTTCCGGAATATACGGCTATGCAGGATCAAGAGAGATAATTCAACATTATTCGGATGAATTGCAGACTTCCTCATCCGAGAAGGAGGATCTAAACATTCTCTATGGAATCGATCTGATCCAAATGGAAAATAAGATCCAGAAATTCATTGATGAAAAAGTATTTTTGCACGAAGAGTTGAGACTGCAGGATTTTTCTGCTTACGTAGGAGTCACTCTCCATCAGGTTTCTTACTATTTAAATAAATATAAGAAAATAAGTTACACCGATTTTATCAACAAACTCAGAATCCAAGAAGCCTACCAAAAGATTCTCCAAAACGCTAATAAAAATCTGATCGATATCGGCCTTGAATGCGGGTTCAACTCGGATTCCTCTTTTCGCCGAGCTTGCATTCGATTCACGGGGCTTTCTCCAAAGAAGCTGAAGAAGGAGATTTGGAAACATGGAGCCCCCATCGAAAACAAAGCGAAGAATACCACGAAAGAAAACAAAACAGAAAAGTTGGAAAGTAACTCACAATGA